From a single Serratia surfactantfaciens genomic region:
- a CDS encoding MDR family oxidoreductase, with the protein MRALLLEQQDDQTLAHIKDIDSGQLPEGDVTVDINWSSLNYKDALAITGKGKIVRNFPMVPGIDFAGTVRHSRDDRFKEGQSVVLTGWGVGEHHWGGLAEQARVSGEWLVPLPNGLDERKAMIIGTAGFTAMLCVMALEEGGVHPDDGDILVTGASGGVGSTAIALLAALGYRVTAISGRDSNTEYLKALGAKEVMSRDGYIDTPRPLEKQLWAGAVDTVGDKLLARVLAQMNYNGTVAACGLAGGYQLPTTVMPFILRNVRLQGVDSVHTPLHRRQTAWERLAGILPDSFYQQATHQIPLEQAPATAAALLNNQITGRTLVKIR; encoded by the coding sequence ATGCGTGCACTGCTATTGGAACAACAAGACGACCAAACTCTGGCTCATATCAAAGATATCGACAGCGGCCAATTGCCGGAGGGTGATGTTACCGTCGACATCAACTGGTCCAGCCTGAATTACAAGGATGCGCTGGCGATCACCGGCAAAGGCAAGATCGTGCGCAACTTCCCGATGGTGCCGGGCATCGACTTCGCCGGCACCGTGCGCCACAGCCGCGACGATCGTTTCAAAGAGGGCCAAAGCGTGGTGCTCACCGGCTGGGGCGTGGGTGAACACCACTGGGGCGGATTGGCCGAGCAGGCGCGCGTTTCCGGCGAGTGGCTGGTGCCGCTGCCGAACGGCCTCGATGAGCGCAAGGCGATGATCATCGGCACCGCCGGCTTTACCGCCATGCTGTGCGTAATGGCGCTGGAGGAAGGCGGCGTGCACCCGGACGACGGCGACATCCTGGTCACCGGCGCCAGCGGCGGCGTCGGCAGCACCGCCATCGCTCTGCTGGCGGCGCTGGGTTACCGGGTGACCGCCATCAGCGGCCGCGACAGCAATACCGAATACCTGAAGGCGCTCGGTGCCAAAGAGGTGATGTCCCGCGATGGCTATATCGACACGCCGCGTCCGTTGGAAAAACAGCTGTGGGCCGGCGCGGTGGACACCGTCGGCGACAAACTGCTGGCGCGGGTGCTGGCGCAGATGAATTATAACGGCACCGTCGCCGCCTGCGGCCTGGCGGGCGGCTATCAACTGCCGACCACCGTGATGCCGTTCATTCTGCGCAATGTGCGCCTACAGGGCGTGGACTCGGTGCATACGCCGCTGCATCGCCGCCAAACCGCCTGGGAACGGCTGGCCGGCATTCTGCCGGACAGTTTCTATCAGCAGGCCACGCACCAAATCCCTCTCGAACAGGCGCCGGCCACCGCCGCCGCGCTGCTGAACAACCAAATCACCGGCCGCACCCTGGTGAAGATTCGTTGA
- the msrP gene encoding protein-methionine-sulfoxide reductase catalytic subunit MsrP, giving the protein MNKHPKLTEADVTPESVFHQRRKVLQALGITAASLALPTGAQADLLSWFKGNDRPKAPPGKALAFSKPAAWQAQLAMTPEDKVTGYNNFYEFGLDKADPAANAGGLKTEGWKVRIDGEVAKPITLDIDDLMKRFPLEQRIYRMRCVEAWSMVVPWIGFELGKLIKLAEPNSNARYVAFQTLYDPEQMPGQKDRFIGGGLKYPYVEGLRLDEAMHPLALLTVGVYGKTLPPQNGAPLRLITPWKYGFKGIKSIVHIRLVRDQPPTTWNQSAPNEYGFYANVNPHVDHPRWSQATERFIGSGGILDVKRQPTLLFNGYADQVASLYRGMDLRENF; this is encoded by the coding sequence ATGAACAAACACCCCAAATTGACCGAGGCCGACGTCACGCCGGAGAGCGTGTTCCACCAGCGGCGCAAAGTGCTGCAGGCGCTCGGCATCACCGCCGCTTCGCTGGCGCTGCCTACCGGCGCGCAGGCGGACCTGCTGTCGTGGTTTAAAGGCAACGATCGCCCCAAGGCGCCGCCGGGCAAAGCGCTGGCATTCAGCAAGCCGGCCGCCTGGCAGGCCCAGTTGGCGATGACGCCGGAAGACAAGGTCACCGGCTACAACAACTTCTATGAATTCGGTCTCGACAAGGCCGATCCGGCCGCCAACGCCGGCGGGCTGAAGACTGAAGGCTGGAAAGTGCGCATCGACGGCGAAGTGGCGAAGCCGATAACGCTGGATATCGACGATCTGATGAAGCGTTTCCCGCTGGAACAGCGCATTTACCGCATGCGCTGCGTCGAGGCCTGGTCGATGGTGGTGCCGTGGATCGGTTTCGAACTGGGCAAGCTTATCAAGCTGGCCGAACCGAACAGCAACGCGCGCTACGTGGCCTTCCAGACGCTGTACGATCCGGAACAGATGCCCGGCCAGAAAGATCGCTTTATCGGCGGCGGCCTGAAATACCCCTACGTCGAAGGGCTGCGGCTGGACGAGGCGATGCATCCGCTGGCGCTGCTGACCGTCGGCGTGTACGGCAAAACCCTGCCGCCGCAAAACGGCGCGCCGCTGCGGCTGATTACGCCGTGGAAATACGGCTTCAAAGGCATTAAATCGATCGTGCACATCCGTTTGGTGCGCGATCAGCCGCCGACTACCTGGAACCAATCCGCGCCGAACGAGTACGGTTTTTACGCCAACGTGAATCCGCACGTCGATCATCCGCGCTGGTCACAGGCTACCGAGCGCTTCATCGGCTCCGGCGGCATTCTCGATGTCAAACGCCAACCGACGCTGCTGTTTAACGGCTATGCCGATCAGGTGGCATCGCTGTATCGCGGCATGGATCTGCGGGAGAATTTCTAA
- the msrQ gene encoding protein-methionine-sulfoxide reductase heme-binding subunit MsrQ — protein sequence MRLTPVHIKWLKAALHLAAFLPFLWLVLAVDQGWFSADPSKDIQHFTGRMTLKLLLATLMIAPLARYARQPLLIRCRRLVGLWCFAWGTLHLISYSTLELGLSNLGLLGSELVNRPYLTLGILTWLILLALVATSTLWAMRKLGAKWQTLHNFVYLAAILAPIHYLWSVKTFSPQPFIYALLAVALLGLRYKKFRAWWR from the coding sequence GTGCGCCTGACGCCTGTTCATATCAAATGGCTGAAAGCCGCCCTGCATCTGGCGGCGTTTCTGCCCTTTCTCTGGCTGGTGTTGGCGGTGGACCAGGGCTGGTTCAGCGCCGATCCGTCCAAGGACATCCAGCATTTTACCGGCAGGATGACGCTGAAACTGCTGCTGGCCACGCTGATGATCGCCCCGCTGGCGCGCTACGCCCGTCAGCCGCTGCTGATCCGCTGCCGGCGCCTGGTGGGGCTGTGGTGCTTTGCCTGGGGCACGCTGCACCTGATAAGCTACTCCACGCTGGAGCTGGGGCTGAGCAATCTCGGCCTGCTGGGCAGCGAGCTGGTGAACCGGCCCTATCTGACGCTCGGCATCCTCACCTGGCTGATCCTGCTGGCGCTGGTGGCCACGTCGACGCTGTGGGCGATGCGCAAACTGGGCGCCAAATGGCAAACGTTGCACAACTTCGTCTATCTGGCGGCGATCCTCGCTCCCATCCACTACCTGTGGTCGGTCAAAACCTTTTCACCCCAGCCGTTCATTTACGCGTTGCTGGCGGTGGCACTGCTGGGATTGCGTTATAAGAAGTTCCGCGCCTGGTGGCGCTGA
- the aroQ gene encoding type II 3-dehydroquinate dehydratase: MADKFHILLLNGPNLNLLGTREPEKYGSTTLTEIVNGLENQASALDITLSHLQSNAEHQLIDRIHQARGNTDFILINPAAFTHTSVALRDALLAVQIPFIEIHLSNVHAREPFRHHSYLSDVAVGVICGLGADGYAFALQAAVNRLSKTH, translated from the coding sequence ATGGCGGATAAGTTTCACATTTTGCTTCTGAACGGCCCCAATCTCAATCTGCTGGGGACGCGTGAGCCGGAGAAGTACGGCAGCACGACGCTGACAGAGATTGTTAACGGATTGGAAAACCAGGCATCCGCATTGGATATTACCCTGAGCCATCTGCAATCCAACGCCGAGCATCAGCTGATCGATCGCATCCATCAGGCGCGCGGCAACACCGATTTCATTCTGATAAACCCGGCGGCGTTCACGCACACCAGCGTGGCGCTGCGCGATGCGTTGTTGGCGGTGCAGATCCCGTTCATCGAGATCCACCTGTCCAACGTGCACGCCCGCGAACCTTTCCGCCATCACTCTTATCTCTCAGACGTAGCGGTAGGCGTGATTTGCGGCCTCGGCGCGGATGGCTACGCTTTCGCTTTACAGGCAGCGGTTAACCGTCTGTCGAAAACCCACTAA
- the accB gene encoding acetyl-CoA carboxylase biotin carboxyl carrier protein: protein MDIRKIKKLIELVEESGISELEISEGEESVRISRAAPAQAYPVMQQAYAMPAQQQPALATAVATAPAAETPAAPAAMSGHVVRSPMVGTFYRTPSPDAKAFVEVGQKVNAGDTLCIVEAMKMMNQIEADKSGVVKAILVENGQPVEYDEPLVVIE from the coding sequence ATGGATATTCGTAAAATCAAGAAACTGATCGAACTGGTTGAAGAATCAGGCATTTCTGAACTGGAAATCTCTGAAGGCGAAGAATCGGTTCGCATCAGCCGTGCCGCACCGGCGCAGGCTTATCCCGTCATGCAGCAGGCCTACGCGATGCCGGCACAGCAGCAGCCAGCTCTGGCTACCGCCGTCGCCACCGCACCTGCGGCAGAAACCCCTGCAGCACCGGCGGCCATGAGTGGCCACGTCGTTCGTTCTCCGATGGTAGGTACCTTCTACCGCACCCCAAGCCCGGACGCGAAAGCCTTCGTGGAAGTGGGCCAGAAAGTGAACGCCGGCGATACCCTGTGCATCGTTGAAGCCATGAAAATGATGAACCAGATCGAAGCGGACAAGTCCGGCGTCGTGAAAGCCATCCTGGTGGAAAACGGCCAGCCGGTCGAATATGACGAGCCGCTGGTCGTCATCGAATAA
- the accC gene encoding acetyl-CoA carboxylase biotin carboxylase subunit produces MLDKIVIANRGEIALRILRACKELGIKTVAVHSAADRDLKHVLLADETVCIGPAPSVKSYLNIPAIISAAEITGAVAIHPGYGFLSENADFAEQVERSGFIFIGPRAETIRLMGDKVSAINAMKKAGVPCVPGSDGPLTDDMDKNRAFAKRIGYPVIIKASGGGGGRGMRVVRSDKDLEQSINMTKAEAKAAFNNDMVYMEKYLENPRHIEIQVLADGQGNAIYLAERDCSMQRRHQKVVEEAPAPGITSEMRRYIGERCSKACVEIGYRGAGTFEFLYENGEFYFIEMNTRIQVEHPVTEMITGVDLIKEQLRIAAGQPLSIKQEEVKIHGHAVECRINAEDPNTFLPSPGKITRFHAPGGFGVRWESHIYAGYTVPPYYDSMIGKLITFGENRDVAIARMKNALAELIIDGIKTNVELQQKIMNDENFQHGGTNIHYLEKKLGLQET; encoded by the coding sequence ATGCTTGATAAAATTGTTATCGCCAACCGCGGCGAGATCGCGCTTCGCATCCTGCGTGCCTGTAAAGAACTGGGCATCAAGACCGTTGCGGTTCACTCCGCAGCCGACCGCGATCTGAAACACGTACTGCTGGCCGACGAGACCGTCTGCATCGGTCCCGCGCCATCGGTAAAAAGCTATCTGAACATCCCGGCCATCATCTCGGCGGCGGAAATCACCGGCGCCGTGGCGATCCACCCGGGCTACGGCTTCCTGTCCGAGAACGCCGATTTCGCCGAGCAGGTTGAACGCTCCGGCTTCATCTTCATCGGCCCGAGAGCCGAAACCATCCGCCTGATGGGCGACAAGGTTTCCGCGATCAACGCCATGAAAAAAGCCGGCGTGCCTTGCGTGCCTGGCTCCGACGGCCCGCTGACCGACGACATGGATAAAAACCGTGCCTTCGCCAAGCGCATCGGTTATCCGGTGATCATCAAGGCCTCCGGCGGCGGCGGCGGTCGCGGCATGCGCGTCGTGCGCAGCGACAAAGACCTTGAGCAGTCCATCAACATGACGAAAGCGGAAGCCAAAGCGGCTTTCAACAACGACATGGTGTACATGGAAAAATACCTGGAGAATCCGCGTCACATCGAGATTCAGGTATTGGCCGACGGCCAGGGCAACGCCATCTATCTGGCCGAGCGCGACTGCTCCATGCAGCGCCGCCACCAGAAAGTGGTCGAAGAAGCGCCAGCGCCAGGCATCACCAGCGAAATGCGCCGCTACATCGGCGAGCGTTGCTCGAAAGCCTGTGTGGAAATCGGCTACCGCGGTGCGGGCACCTTCGAGTTCCTGTATGAAAACGGCGAGTTCTATTTCATCGAAATGAACACCCGTATTCAGGTAGAGCATCCGGTTACCGAAATGATCACCGGCGTGGATCTGATCAAAGAGCAGCTGCGCATCGCTGCCGGTCAGCCGCTGTCGATCAAACAGGAAGAAGTGAAGATCCACGGCCACGCGGTAGAATGCCGTATCAACGCCGAAGATCCGAACACCTTCCTGCCGAGCCCGGGCAAGATCACCCGCTTCCACGCGCCAGGCGGTTTCGGCGTGCGTTGGGAATCTCATATCTACGCCGGTTATACCGTACCGCCGTACTATGACTCCATGATCGGCAAACTGATCACCTTCGGCGAAAACCGTGACGTGGCAATTGCCCGCATGAAAAACGCCCTGGCTGAACTGATCATCGACGGCATCAAAACCAACGTTGAGCTGCAGCAGAAGATCATGAACGACGAAAACTTCCAGCACGGTGGCACCAACATCCACTATCTGGAGAAGAAGCTGGGTCTGCAGGAAACCTAA
- a CDS encoding YhdT family protein, whose amino-acid sequence MDKRFIQAHREARWALGLTLLYLLAWGLAAYLPDSAIGVTGLPHWFEMACLLVPLLFIGLCWLMVRTVFRDISLEDRDAN is encoded by the coding sequence ATGGACAAACGCTTTATCCAGGCGCACCGCGAAGCGCGCTGGGCGCTGGGGCTGACGCTGCTCTACCTGCTGGCCTGGGGCCTGGCGGCCTATTTGCCGGACAGCGCCATCGGCGTCACCGGCCTGCCGCACTGGTTCGAAATGGCCTGTCTGCTGGTGCCGTTGCTGTTCATCGGCCTGTGCTGGCTGATGGTGCGCACGGTGTTCCGCGACATTTCGCTGGAGGATCGCGATGCAAACTGA
- the panF gene encoding sodium/pantothenate symporter, translating to MQTEVILPLVAYLLLVFGLSVYAYRRRQNGNFLSEYFLGNRSMGGFVLAMTLTATYISASSFIGGPGAAYKYGLGWVLLAMIQLPAVWLSLGVLGKKFAILARRYNAITLNDMLYGRYQSRLLVWLASLSLLVAFLGAMTVQFIGGARLLETAAGIPYDTGLLIFGISIALYTAFGGFRASVLNDAMQGLVMLLGTVLLLVAVIHAAGGLDSAVHKLQQIDPALVSPQGGDQILSLPFMASFWILVCFGVIGLPHTAVRCISYKDSKAVHRGILLGTVVVAVLMFGMHLAGALGRAVLPDLKIPDQVIPTLMITVLPPYAAGIFLAAPMAAIMSTINAQLLQSSATIIKDLYLGVRPQQIHNERLIKRFSSLTTLVLGLLVLLAAWRPPEMIIWLNLLAFGGLEAVFLWPLVLGLYWERANAQGALSSMVSGAVCYTLLASFNLQPAGLHPIVPSLLLSLLAFYLGNVVGEKRRATSSLPS from the coding sequence ATGCAAACTGAAGTGATTCTGCCGCTGGTCGCCTACCTGTTGCTGGTGTTCGGCCTGTCGGTGTACGCCTATCGCCGCCGCCAGAACGGGAATTTCCTCAGCGAATACTTCCTCGGCAACCGCTCGATGGGCGGCTTTGTGTTGGCGATGACCCTGACCGCCACCTACATCAGCGCCAGTTCGTTTATCGGCGGCCCCGGCGCCGCTTACAAATACGGCCTGGGCTGGGTGCTGCTGGCGATGATCCAGCTGCCGGCGGTGTGGCTGTCGCTCGGCGTGCTGGGCAAGAAATTCGCCATCCTGGCGCGCCGCTACAACGCCATCACCCTCAATGACATGCTGTATGGCCGCTACCAAAGCCGCCTGCTGGTGTGGCTCGCCAGCCTCAGCCTGCTGGTGGCGTTCCTCGGCGCCATGACGGTGCAGTTTATCGGCGGCGCCCGGCTGCTGGAGACCGCCGCCGGCATTCCTTACGACACCGGCCTGTTGATCTTCGGCATCAGCATCGCACTTTACACCGCCTTTGGCGGCTTCCGCGCCAGCGTGCTGAACGACGCCATGCAGGGGCTGGTGATGCTGCTCGGCACCGTGTTGCTGCTGGTGGCGGTGATCCATGCCGCCGGCGGACTGGACAGCGCGGTGCACAAGCTGCAGCAGATCGATCCGGCGCTGGTCTCGCCGCAGGGCGGCGATCAGATCCTCAGCCTGCCGTTTATGGCGTCGTTCTGGATCCTGGTGTGCTTCGGGGTGATCGGCCTGCCCCACACCGCCGTGCGCTGCATCTCTTATAAGGACAGCAAAGCGGTCCATCGCGGCATTCTGCTCGGCACCGTGGTGGTCGCGGTGCTGATGTTCGGCATGCATCTGGCCGGCGCGCTCGGCCGCGCGGTGCTGCCGGATCTCAAGATCCCCGATCAGGTGATCCCGACGCTGATGATCACCGTGCTGCCGCCGTACGCCGCCGGGATCTTTTTGGCGGCGCCGATGGCGGCGATCATGTCGACCATCAACGCCCAACTGCTGCAATCCTCCGCCACCATCATCAAGGATCTCTATCTTGGCGTGCGGCCGCAGCAGATCCACAACGAGCGGTTGATCAAGCGCTTTTCCAGCCTGACTACGCTGGTCCTCGGCCTGCTGGTGCTGCTGGCGGCCTGGCGGCCGCCGGAGATGATCATCTGGCTCAACCTGCTGGCTTTCGGCGGGCTGGAGGCGGTATTCCTGTGGCCGCTGGTGCTGGGCCTGTACTGGGAGCGCGCCAATGCTCAGGGAGCGCTTAGCTCAATGGTGTCGGGTGCGGTATGCTATACGCTATTGGCCAGCTTCAACCTGCAACCGGCGGGGCTGCATCCTATCGTGCCTTCGCTGTTGCTCAGCCTGTTGGCGTTTTATCTCGGTAACGTCGTCGGCGAAAAGCGCCGGGCGACGTCATCATTACCCTCTTGA